The Pseudomonas sp. FeN3W region AAATCGTGGCTAAAACCGCATCCTCGGTACTTAGGTGCTCGGATGAGATCGTCCTGGACGCCATGTAGTCGGTTAGGGGAGTCAGAGCCTCGTGCGCATCGAAGGATCTTTCGCAGGCCTCGTTTTGCCTTTTCTCCAGATGATCCAAGGAGAATGGGATGCCCTGCGCCTCGGCCATTCGTTTAGCCCATTTTGTGGAGATTTCTCCCATTCGCCTGCTGTCAGTTCTTGGATAGGATAGTCTTCCCTCCATGTAGTTGGACTGTAGAGATGCCATGATTTCATCAATGGGCTTATTTATTTCGTTTGAGCAGAGCAATATAGCCTCTGGCCCGGTTAAGGGCTTCTTTTCCTCGGTGACGGTTTCAACACTCTCAAGGATTGGCTCGACCGGCTTTAGGTCACTCAGGATAGAGCACAGGATCTGAGCCTGGGAGCCAAGATGACTCGGTAGCGAAAAAACCGCTTTCCATCCATCTTTCAAGTCGCACTCGACTCGGGTTGTTATCGCAGGCTGCTCCAAAAGACTCTGCACCAGCGGAGAAACCACGCGCCCCATGCTCATTCGAAAGTGATCTTCTTCAGAAATGAGCTGATAGCCAAGGTGGCGATCAAATAATCGCCTGGCAATCGCTGAGAACACACGGTTGGTGTCAATAGCCCTCCTGGCTTGGGTCGCTTCACTGACGTGCTCGGCAGTAAACCCCATAAGGTAGGCACGCGAGAAAGCAACCCCTGGTCGTGCGAATGCCTTGACGAAGTGGTGTGCTATCAACTCGCCCTCAAGATCTGCGTCTGTTGCAATGACAATCTCAGATGCATTTCGAGTGAGATCCATCAGTTGATTGATCTGCTCCTTGCGAAGAGGCTCCCACCTGATGGTATTTAAGTCTTTCAGAATCTCGTTGCTAACCCTGTGCAGGTCGTCCGCCAGATCATAAAGTCGACCATGGGTTGCCAGCACCCTATCGGAAGGGTGCCCGGCATCAGCCAGCGCACGCTTGAGTGACTTGACTTTACCAGCCGCCTCTATGATCCATATTCTGCTCATGCTTAATAGGGTACGTAGCTAGGCGTTGCGCCCTGGGCTGCCTGATTGGTTTTTTGCTGAAGGATCGTGGAGAGATCCACTTCATTATTAAGCACATTTGTACCAATGGCATCCTGTGCAGTTTTGTTAATGGTTCCCACAGCTTGATCCATTTTGTTTCTGGCCTCAGTGTTTACAGCATCAACCATGCCACCAAACACGGTTTTCGCAAGGTTACAGAGGTTCAAGCCATCTCCAACTTTTGCCCCGAACGTTGGAAGCCCAGGCATCTGAAGGCCAATGTCGCACCCTGCGTCAGGATTGACATAAATAAAAGGACTATTGGCTTTAACGCTGGTATCAACACCCGCGCACACTGTTCCTAGACCCTTGTTGAAGATTCGGTTGCTGGCCTCATTGATTGCATTTCGGCATGTTCCCGCCTGCGAATAGTCGGCTACGAATGGAAGTGCTAATAGCACAGATAGGGCAAGAATTTTTTTCATGGTAAATACCTCAAGCTGATTTAAGCGGCCACTGAGAAAACAGGCCAATAATTTTACGTGTTCGCATGACGGTTGCCATCCGCTCAACCATGGCTTTGGCCATTCCATAATATTCATGGTCAGGAATATTATTGGTGATGTTTACCGCTTCCAGGTAACAAAGTGCTCCCCATCCAATCGGGCTTTCGCCTGCCTGGTGGTTGAGCCAATGAATAGCGAAAATACACTGTCTGAATGGCATGCTGGCCAGAAGAGGAATCAGCTTGACCAGTACGCTCTGGCTGCCTTCATCGACAGGAAGCCCGGCGACTCGTGGCAGGGCTTCAGCCATTTTCACGAACAATTCAGGAAATTCTGTGTATTGATAAGACCAGCGCTCTTTGTTCTCAAACATATCGAGACAAGCCCTGGCATCAGGCTGCATCTCCTCCCAGAAAGCATTTTGAGCCTCTGGGGTAAATAGCAGCGCATCAACAGGCGGCGTATTCAAAAGGGGCGTCCTCATTTTGTTTTTTATATATTGACCGATTGACGCAAAAATTGCTAGCCCGTATCATCGAGTTATAGAACAATAATTGCCGGTGTTACGCATGAGCGCATTGACCTTTTCAAGCAATCCAGCTTTCCCGTTCACTCTGGAAGAATCATTATCGAGAGGTGCGTCTTATCAACGGACGTCGCCAGGTATCGATGTGATCGCACATACCGTATCCAGTCTTAAGCGATATTTCGAGATCGAGCATCGACAGTCATTGGGTCGAAATCGAGACCATGCGCCATCGCCAAGCCCAAAATTCTGATTCAGAGGTTCATATGAGGCCATTTATAAAAAGCAAACTTGCCGCAGCCACAAGCGCCCTGGCGTTATCTGTCGCTCTGCTAGGGTCTGCCACCCTTTTCACGCAAAGAGCCGAGGCGCAAATCCCTGTAACGGATGCAGGCTCTCTAATGCAGATGATTCAGGACGGCATCATGCGCGCCATGGAGTCTGAGATCATGCAGACCATTGAGGAAACCAAGCTTGATCTTATGTCACTGTTTTCCGAGCTCGAAATCGACAACGTCAATAATGCCATTGGCAACATGATCGTTCGTACCGGCAAGGCCATGCAGGACATCCAGAACACTGAGCAGCTTGAAAAATCCATGCCTGCACAAGACGTCTGCGACACGCTAAGCATGGCGGCCAACCTTGATGATCTTCTGTGTGGGATGGAGTCTCAATCCTATGCGGAAAACGTCAAAAAGGCTGGTGCACGAGCTATGGCAAGCGGCAAGTCAACCGTTGTATGCCCGCCTGGCGTCACGGATACCAAGCTTTGCACCGTTGTTAACAGGGCGCCAAGCGTAGAAGAGGTATCCAAATACAATGCGACCAAATCAAGCGAAATCGTCAACAAATGTAAGGCGATTGCAGATGCGGTAGGCAGCGATGCCTGTTCAGATCCAAGTATTTTGATATCGCCTCCGCCTCAAGGGGCTACCGATCAGCAATACATGGCAATGAAAAAGCAAATCGAGTTAGCAGTCAATCCAATCATCAAGGCCCCATACGCCGACAACACCATGGATAGCCTGAAGGGTACTGCTGCGCACGACAAGGCGCTGGTAATTGACCAGAGGGCTACAAATTTCAGGGCTGGAATCGAGAGTGCCTTGAACCACAATTTGATGCTTCAGCACGGCACCTACAACGAGGCGACCAAAGAGCGCGCGCCTGGTGAAGTCTTCTTGCTGGATAAATACCTCGCTGAGCGCCTCGGTAGCGAGAACTGGATGTGTGAGGTGACCAACACCTGTAAGGGTGGTGACAAGGCGCCCTATGTTGCCCCAGCCGAACTTGAGAAGCGCAAAATTCAGATGGATGCAGTCATGCTGTACATCAATTTGCAGCAATATAAATCTTCACTGAGGATTGAGAAGACGCTGGCTGATATCGCGCTACTGGAGCTTGATCATCCGACAAAATAATCTACAATAAAGACCAATCAAAAATAACAATAAGAAAGGCAGTATGAAAAAGATCGCTTTCAGCATCGGGGCAATGCTGCTCTTTGCAGCAACCCCATCCTTTGCCGACACGGTAGATGTTGCCGCTAATTTCACTCAAATGATTGATGTGGCACGCGTCTTTGCCGTGTTCATCGGCTTTCTGCTGTTTGCCAATGCTCTGTACGGATTTTATACCTGGTCTAAAACAGGTGGCTCCCAAGGATCTACGCCTGGCAAAAGTGTCACCAAACTCATCATTGGTTCGATGCTCGTAATTACGCCCTGGGTTTATGAATTTTTCAAGGCGAGCCTTGGTGTAGAAACGAATAGCACATCAGTCAGTGGTGACAGTACTCGCATGATCTTGGCTATCGACGCCAACCTTGGCTCTGACGTTGCGGCTGCGGCAGGAAAGGGATTTCTGGCCTTCATGCCATCTGGAACGCTGAAAGCCATCATTGCCTTTGTCATGTTCATTGGGTTTGTTGCATTCGTTTCAGGCATTTACACCCTAAAAGATGCTCATGATCCACATGGTGGTGGTAAAGCACCATTCCTTGCGCCCGCTCTAAAAATTCTGGGCGGGATTGTTTGCATGAACCTCATGTGGTTCAGCTGTTTTGTTTCCGCCCTTATCGGTATTTCAATGCTTTGCATTAAGTGAGTCAGCATGATTAGTCAATTTATACAAGTGCTAAAAAGTTCCGTGAGACCAGTCTACCGATGGGGATCTCTTGTTCAAAGCATAAAACATGGAAGGGAAGGGGCGGAGCCTCTTGTTGTCGTTGGTGAAGACACGGATAGAAAGGAATTTTCGGTTCGTTACCGAAACGTAAGATTCACAGCCTGCGTGTCGATGCTGTGTTCATTTCTATCACTATTATTTCTAGCGTTTGCAAGCAACATGAATGAATTCATATTCTGCTTGTCGGGAGTGGTTTTATTTGGCCTGTTCTATATCAGGTATTCAATGCTCCTATGGGTTTCAAGAAAATGCTGGAACAACTGGGACAAGAGGCACAATAAAATTAGTATTAATGGAAAAACATTCTTCCGGGTAGTGGCTAACAACCCTGAAGAGTTGCTTCCATTACCGTTATCGGCCATTGGGGGCGAAAAAAGATGAGATATATAAAAGGCCTATTATTAGCCTGGGTAGCTGTTATGACATTGGGCATGGCTAACATTGCCATGGCGCAGTCTACAGCGCCCTCTGACGCTCAGGCAAAAAGCTACCTGAATGAAATTCTGGCAATTGAATACCGAGACACTGATCTTGCCCATGCAAGTTTTGGGAGACTGTTCGGTACATTCATCTTCAAGCCATTTGGAGGGGTTGAGCAAAGCACGTCGCCAACTGTGCTTGCCCATGTGCTTGGCTATACCAACGTAATCGCCATGATCCTGGGCAGCGTGATCATGGGTTACGTCATTCTGGGCGGTGCTGTAAACACGGCTGCCTCTGGTGAGTTGCTGGGTAGAAGCTGGTCAAGCGTTTGGCTTCCAATGCGGACAACCATCGCGTTCGGCGCCATCATGCCGGCCTCGGATGGGGAGAGTGTGTTTTCGGTGGCGCAAAGTCTTGTTATCTGGATGGTAATCCTTGGCTCAAACTCAGGAACCTGGATATGGGAGAAAGGCGCTGCTGAACTTAAGGTAGGGGGTGCGGTAATCAGCGGTACATCCTTCTATGACGCCGAGCAGTATCGAAAGGTTGTGGAGGTTATGAATTGCGCGATTGCTCGCCGTAATATGTATATCGACGTGGGAGATAGTGATGAGGTTGCCTATGGGATTGGTATGGCATCGTCTCCTTCCGGGTTTAAACAGGTAGACATTACTGCTGACGGAATTACTAACTTACCTGGCGACTTTATTAAAGTTGATTTCTATGATTGTGGAACCATCACCTCACCACTGAATACGAGCGCAAATCGAAGTGAGGGTGAGGCGACAGATAATGCAGCGACTTCCACAGGCGAATCATTTTGGTTCAGTCGGACGCCGACAGAATGGGAACGCAAGGTTGTAAGTGACTTCAGGTCAAAGATTAAAACAGCCCTGCCTATCTACTTAAACGCGACGGCTTCAGCGATCCATTCGCTTCATTCTTCAGGTTTTAGCGCTAAATCTATTGACGCTGTACTGACCGAAACGGCTGAGAAAAGAGGCGAAAAGGGCAAAGAAATAATCAAAGATCTAAATGAAATGGCAATTGCCTATAGGAGTCTTGAGGACAGTTACACCAAATACTACGAAGACGTATCCAAATCCATTTCAGAAAATAAAGCGGCGCAGAAGTATTTTGAGGATCAGTTGAAAACTGGCGGATGGATGCGTGCCGGTGCATGGTTCTTTGAAGCATCGCGCTTCCAGGGCTTATCCATGACATTGATGAGTGAAGTTGGGAACGTCGGCGCATTGTCTTCTAATAAGGGCGTTGGGTTGGTTTGTAACTTCTCGGAAAACGCGCCTGGAATCTTTTTTGTTCAAAAATATGTAGCAAAGAAACTGGGTGGCTGCGAAGAAAAAATGCAAAAGCTTGCGGAGCATTTGGCCCTTCTTCCTGCGGTTGAGAAATATGCACAGAAGCATGGTGTTCAATCCAGCGGTGCGATTTCTTCA contains the following coding sequences:
- a CDS encoding DNA topoisomerase, which translates into the protein MSRIWIIEAAGKVKSLKRALADAGHPSDRVLATHGRLYDLADDLHRVSNEILKDLNTIRWEPLRKEQINQLMDLTRNASEIVIATDADLEGELIAHHFVKAFARPGVAFSRAYLMGFTAEHVSEATQARRAIDTNRVFSAIARRLFDRHLGYQLISEEDHFRMSMGRVVSPLVQSLLEQPAITTRVECDLKDGWKAVFSLPSHLGSQAQILCSILSDLKPVEPILESVETVTEEKKPLTGPEAILLCSNEINKPIDEIMASLQSNYMEGRLSYPRTDSRRMGEISTKWAKRMAEAQGIPFSLDHLEKRQNEACERSFDAHEALTPLTDYMASRTISSEHLSTEDAVLATISRHCAHIGSPTTTLKLERGKFGNDQASQQWAKVVKNFIPHLSIERVRSEDGAILPRARVITKKKPNFESTRVRMWKDSPALTAAKRMIEMGLGRPSTISQIAGKAAKNYLDENGQVNGRGKLMLHKVNERCPELLKNGVAQKVEQALIADGAKRSVADRLSLAWQLLRQKPLRETTDVKPSVTPQQPEKLNNDHAEAHKEQDIGNEPPSFSFD
- a CDS encoding DotA/TraY family protein produces the protein MANIAMAQSTAPSDAQAKSYLNEILAIEYRDTDLAHASFGRLFGTFIFKPFGGVEQSTSPTVLAHVLGYTNVIAMILGSVIMGYVILGGAVNTAASGELLGRSWSSVWLPMRTTIAFGAIMPASDGESVFSVAQSLVIWMVILGSNSGTWIWEKGAAELKVGGAVISGTSFYDAEQYRKVVEVMNCAIARRNMYIDVGDSDEVAYGIGMASSPSGFKQVDITADGITNLPGDFIKVDFYDCGTITSPLNTSANRSEGEATDNAATSTGESFWFSRTPTEWERKVVSDFRSKIKTALPIYLNATASAIHSLHSSGFSAKSIDAVLTETAEKRGEKGKEIIKDLNEMAIAYRSLEDSYTKYYEDVSKSISENKAAQKYFEDQLKTGGWMRAGAWFFEASRFQGLSMTLMSEVGNVGALSSNKGVGLVCNFSENAPGIFFVQKYVAKKLGGCEEKMQKLAEHLALLPAVEKYAQKHGVQSSGAISSTVGKAVKISGKTETGDLDPKIINTLAMSGGQVVMNALAWLGCDNATGGGNVTKCTAMTTDTSGMTSPFTMLSSIGHGLIQLSTTMWWICLGLVAVAGGVGGSVLSLGGGGAVSAAGYYIVASVTAALGGFIAMGFMFAYVLPFMPVMAWIMIIIGYLITVVEAVAAAPLAVIMMATPEGEGLSGANMQRAIQLINAIILKPSLAIVGLFAAMTMGYVAFALINNLFWTVASMQNSGAMIGFLATMSIYTALCYKCVQAMIDIMHRIPNDILEWMAGGVSREFGSNISESINGMRGVGQGVGEVGAASAGSKVLNALQREKMARGNDDDKDKGGDKSPSPKGGTN